AGAGCCTTCCAGCGAACTCCATTGAGGAGCCCCCGCATTCAACCCAGAGGTAGAAGGTGGCCTTCGGCTTAAAGCATTCAAAACCCATTTTAGATAAGCCTTCGGCAAGCCGATCCCTCCTCCTCTGATACTCTGAAACGTTTTTCCTCAACTCTCCAAGTATCTCCTGGCTACCATAGTTTCTTAGGGCCCAAGCCGCCGCCTTCTGCAAATATACAGGGGGTCCTGAGTCTATTTGAGACTTAACCTCAACTAACCCCTTTATAAGCCGCTCACTCCCTACTGCGAATCCGATTCGATCCCCAGTCACGCTAAACGTCTTTGAGCACGAATGAAATTCCACAGCGATCTCCCTAGCACCCTCCACTTGCATTATGCTGGGCGCGACATATCCGTCGAAGGCGATTTCAGAGTACGCGTTGTCGTAACACACGATCAGATTCTTCTCCCTCGCCATTTCGACCAACTCTTTTAAGAATCCAAGGTCCACGACGGCTCCGGTCGGATTGTTCGGATAGTTCAAGTACAGCATCTTAGCTTTTTTCCCGCTTATCACGTTAAGGTCTGGTTTAAAGCCCAGTTCCTTCAACAGCGGAATGTCGATCGGCTGCCCGTCGCTGAGCAGGGTTGCGCCGTTCCTGTATACTGGATAAGCGGGGTCTGGAACCAACACCCTGTCCCCATCGTCGATAAAGG
The sequence above is a segment of the Candidatus Bathyarchaeia archaeon genome. Coding sequences within it:
- a CDS encoding aminotransferase class I/II-fold pyridoxal phosphate-dependent enzyme, with the protein product MIELSKRVKLLPPYLFADLENTINQLKAKGVDLISFGVGDPDLPPPRAYLDKLSEEAANPKNHNYSFSRGEEDFRIAVSEWYKLRFGVDLDPETEVVALIGSKEGLANIARAFIDDGDRVLVPDPAYPVYRNGATLLSDGQPIDIPLLKELGFKPDLNVISGKKAKMLYLNYPNNPTGAVVDLGFLKELVEMAREKNLIVCYDNAYSEIAFDGYVAPSIMQVEGAREIAVEFHSCSKTFSVTGDRIGFAVGSERLIKGLVEVKSQIDSGPPVYLQKAAAWALRNYGSQEILGELRKNVSEYQRRRDRLAEGLSKMGFECFKPKATFYLWVECGGSSMEFAGRLLEAGVVATPGVGFGKHGEGYLRFALTIPLNRMDEALSRIQEAIRHDGPGVKNS